A region from the Malus domestica chromosome 07, GDT2T_hap1 genome encodes:
- the LOC103438469 gene encoding zinc finger CCCH domain-containing protein 53, translating into MDSYEATRIVFSRIQNLDPENASKIMGLLLIQDHGEKEMIRLAFGPEAFLHSVILKARKELGVPLSSNSSSTPSTPPSPSPFTNPIAISRQNSCSSASRLSLTIPNPCSSASWAALSELRNQEEINSFYGGVPTDVMDEFQLQEQLSFLNDGCPPPMVGPKSPDFFYPQSDLSSSPSLTTASDPNLFPSFHGSANWGGGGGGGGGPLHRRSCSVSDVSLEDPNSGFGWKPCLYFARGYCKNGASCRFLHGGGLGDAVVDGGGQVVVGSPSKLEMMDHEALLRSKTAQQQRLATASQLMAASANSFPYSYKCMNFLLQQQQTDAQRAAAAALMGDDMHKFSRSRLERSDFSMNGGAGIVNPASRQIYLTFPAESTFREEDVSNYFSIYGPVQDVRIPYQQKRMFGFVTFVYPETVKLILAKGNPHFVCDARVLVKPYKEKGKVHEKKQQQQGERGDLSPCGTPTGLDARDPYDLQLGPRMFYNPQDMLWRRKLEEQAELQQALEIQSRRLMGLQLLDVKKHHHCTLSASSPIHSPTQSPNMFNQNLVHPSVHSGQEVPHDNCSSPMPHMTPAVDADQLLKEAAAAVLGEGSIANNDENGSGSQSGNSSGKETPHDEIGDLLEGLEHNLPDSPFASPTKAAGGYALSAFPNGTSEANGSDAPAATANINVANSLLPASSTLDMASFKSLNCQIPRLNSGHGAIGMYAGTGAGPKCPVGTS; encoded by the exons ATGGATTCCTACGAAGCTACAAGAATTGTGTTCTCAAGGATCCAAAATTTGGACCCAGAAAATGCTTCAAAAATCATGGGTCTACTTCTGATACAAGACCATGGGGAGAAGGAAATGATAAGGCTTGCTTTTGGGCCTGAAGCTTTTCTCCACTCGGTCATTCTCAAGGCAAGGAAGGAGCTGGGAGTGCCTTTATCATCGAACTCTTCTTCTACTCCTTCCACCCCCCCTTCTCCTTCCCCCTTCACAAACCCCATTGCTATCTCCAGGCAGAACTCTTGCTCTTCCGCCTCGAGGCTCTCTCTCACTATCCCAAACCCTTGTTCCTCGGCTTCCTGGGCTGCTCTCTCCGAGCTCAGAAACCAAGAAGAAATAAACAGCTTTTATGGAGGAGTTCCAACTGATGTGATGGATGAGTTTCAGCTCCAAGAGCAGCTGTCCTTCCTTAACGACGGCTGTCCGCCACCAATGGTGGGACCCAAGTCGCCTGATTTTTTCTACCCTCAGTCCGACTTGTCTTCCAGTCCCAGTCTCACCACCGCTTCTGATCCGAACCTTTTCCCCTCCTTCCACGGCTCTGCTAATTGGGGTGGTGGaggcggtggcggtggtgggCCGCTCCACCGACGAAGTTGCTCAGTCAGCGACGTGAGCTTGGAGGACCCCAACTCAGGGTTTGGGTGGAAACCCTGCTTGTATTTCGCCAGAGGCTACTGCAAGAACGGAGCCAGCTGCAGATTCTTGCACGGCGGCGGGCTTGGAGACGCCGTCGTCGACGGCGGTGGACAGGTGGTTGTTGGGTCGCCGAGCAAGCTTGAGATGATGGACCACGAAGCACTTCTTAGATCTAAAACCGCTCAGCAGCAGAGACTTGCTACTGCTTCTCAGCTCATGGCGGCGTCAGCCAACTCCTTCCCGTACTCCTACAAGTGCATGAACTTCCTTCTTCAGCAGCAACAAACTGACGCCCAAAG GGCTGCAGCAGCTGCCTTGATGGGTGATGATATGCACAAATTCAGCCGATCCCGCCTCGAAAGATCCGATTTTTCGATGAATGGCGGGGCGGGGATTGTGAACCCAGCTTCAAGGCAGATATACCTGACTTTCCCGGCCGAGAGCACTTTCAGAGAGGAAGATGTCTCAAACTATTTCAG TATTTACGGGCCGGTTCAAGACGTGCGAATCCCGTACCAGCAGAAGAGGATGTTTGGATTCGTTACATTCGTTTACCCGGAGACGGTGAAGCTCATCTTGGCCAAAGGGAACCCTCATTTTGTTTGTGATGCAAGAGTGCTTGTCAAGCCTTACAAGGAGAAGGGCAAAGTTCATGAAAA GAAACAACAGcaacaaggagaaagaggagaTTTGTCTCCCTGTGGTACACCTACTGGGCTGGATGCTAGAGACCCTTATGATCTCCAACTAG gaCCGAGGATGTTTTACAATCCTCAAGATATGCTATGGAGAAGGAAGCTGGAGGAGCAAGCTGAGTTGCAGCAAGCACTTGAAATTCAAAGTCGAAGACTGATGGGCCTGCAGCTACTTGATGTCAAGAAGCATCACCACTGCACGCTTTCTGCCAGCAGTCCGATTCACTCCCCTACCCAGTCTCCCAACATGTTCAATCAAAACCTGGTGCATCCTTCGGTTCACAGCGGCCAAGAAGTTCCCCACG ATAACTGTTCTTCTCCGATGCCACACATGACTCCAGCAGTGGATGCCGATCAGCTGCTTAAGGAAGCAGCTGCCGCTGTTCTAGGTGAAGGTTCAATTGCCAACAATGACGAAAATGGCAGTGGTAGCCAAAGTGGCAATAGTAGTGGCAAGGAGACCCCCCATGATGAGATTGGTGACTTGCTCGAAGG CTTGGAGCACAATCTTCCCGATAGTCCTTTCGCATCTCCAACAAAGGCCGCTGGAGGGTACGCCTTGTCCGCCTTCCCCAATGGGACTAGCGAGGCCAATGGTTCCGATGCCCCAGCTGCAACCGCTAATATTAACGTGGCAAATTCCCTTCTTCCAGCGTCTTCCACCCTGGACATGGCATCCTTCAAGTCTTTAAACTGCCAAATTCCACG GTTGAACTCCGGCCACGGAGCCATAGGGATGTACGCCGGCACAGGAGCCGGGCCGAAATGCCCGGTTGGAACTTCCTAA